In Amycolatopsis coloradensis, one genomic interval encodes:
- a CDS encoding NAD(P)H-hydrate dehydratase yields MQGIWTTERIRAAEDRLLAVTPDGELMRRAAFGLGVHAADMLAEHTGSVSGRRVTLLVGSGNNGGDALWAGAFLRRRNVAVSAILLKPERAHGPGLAALKRSGGKVVSLEDGPQWIRRADLVVDGIVGISARGPLRPDAAALLEHVSSPVLAVDLPSGVDPDTGAVDGPAVVADRTVTFGALKPVHALAPASCGEVSLVDIGLRLTDPDLQRLDTADVAAAWPMPGPDDDKYSQGVVGVAAGSATYPGAAVLAAGAAVRATSGLVRYAGHAADVVRGQWPEIIATGSVTDAGRVQAWVVGPGIGTGNEGRDVLRFVLGRGVPVCADADATTIIARSPDVLDARDPDTPLVLTPHAGEFERLMGSPPGADRVAAARSAARKYDAVVLLKGHCTVVAAPDGRALVNTPRGSWLATAGSGDVLSGLVGALLASGLDPWLAAGAAAHVHSLAGSLAADGAPTSASGILAAVPDAIRSVRPPTS; encoded by the coding sequence GTGCAGGGAATCTGGACCACGGAACGGATTCGCGCGGCGGAGGACCGGTTGCTCGCCGTCACTCCGGACGGCGAGCTCATGCGGCGCGCGGCTTTCGGTCTCGGGGTGCACGCCGCCGACATGCTGGCCGAGCACACAGGTTCGGTGTCCGGGCGGCGCGTGACGCTGCTCGTCGGGTCGGGCAACAACGGCGGTGACGCCTTGTGGGCGGGCGCGTTCCTGCGCCGCCGCAATGTGGCCGTATCGGCGATCCTGCTGAAGCCCGAACGCGCGCACGGCCCGGGTTTGGCCGCTCTGAAGCGATCCGGCGGCAAGGTCGTGTCCCTTGAGGACGGTCCACAGTGGATCCGGCGGGCCGACCTCGTCGTCGACGGGATCGTCGGTATCTCGGCGCGCGGGCCGCTGCGGCCGGATGCCGCGGCGTTGCTGGAGCACGTGAGCTCGCCGGTGCTCGCGGTCGATCTGCCGAGCGGGGTGGATCCGGACACGGGCGCCGTCGACGGTCCGGCGGTCGTGGCGGATCGGACCGTCACCTTCGGCGCGCTCAAGCCGGTGCACGCCCTCGCACCCGCTTCCTGCGGCGAGGTCTCGCTGGTGGACATCGGACTACGGCTAACCGATCCCGATCTGCAGCGACTCGATACGGCGGACGTCGCCGCCGCGTGGCCGATGCCCGGTCCGGACGACGACAAGTACAGCCAGGGCGTGGTCGGGGTGGCCGCCGGATCGGCGACGTATCCGGGGGCGGCCGTGCTCGCGGCCGGTGCGGCGGTGCGGGCGACTTCCGGGCTGGTGCGGTACGCCGGCCATGCCGCGGACGTGGTGCGCGGGCAGTGGCCCGAGATCATCGCGACGGGTTCGGTGACCGACGCGGGCCGGGTCCAGGCGTGGGTTGTCGGGCCGGGTATCGGCACGGGGAACGAGGGGCGGGACGTGCTGCGGTTCGTGCTCGGCCGCGGCGTGCCGGTGTGCGCGGACGCCGACGCGACGACGATCATCGCGCGTTCGCCCGACGTGCTCGACGCGCGTGATCCGGACACGCCGCTCGTGCTGACTCCGCACGCGGGGGAGTTCGAGCGGCTGATGGGTTCGCCGCCGGGGGCGGACCGGGTCGCGGCGGCGCGGTCGGCCGCGCGGAAGTACGACGCCGTCGTGCTCTTGAAGGGGCACTGCACGGTGGTCGCGGCGCCGGACGGGCGCGCGCTGGTGAACACGCCGCGGGGGTCGTGGCTCGCGACGGCCGGTTCGGGAGACGTGCTGTCCGGTCTGGTCGGCGCGTTGCTCGCTTCGGGGCTCGACCCGTGGCTGGCGGCCGGCGCTGCCGCGCACGTCCATTCCCTCGCCGGTTCCCTCGCCGCCGACGGCGCCCCCACCTCGGCTTCCGGCATCCTCGCGGCGGTCCCGGACGCCATCCGGTCGGTCCGCCCGCCGACCTCCTGA
- a CDS encoding DeoR/GlpR family DNA-binding transcription regulator, protein MSKTRPSDAAVEQRRQEILDHVIATGEVRIDDLTARFGVSLMTMHRDLDDLAERRLLRKLRGKVEAYPATTMESAARFRDTFNQATKDALGEAAAAHVHSGQTVFVDDSTTLFPLVRRLGQVEDLTVITNSLEAARILGPAKSVEVVLAGGRYHHEFDSCAGPDVVAFLDRTHADIAFVSVAAVAVGRLFHPVQDYAELKKAALRTADRNVLVVDNSKFGRTATYAYGDIGDYDLLITDEEAPTEEIEAALTAGTAIEQVECAPEGPEYEF, encoded by the coding sequence ATGTCTAAGACCAGGCCATCGGACGCCGCAGTCGAGCAACGACGCCAAGAGATCCTCGACCACGTCATCGCCACCGGCGAGGTCCGCATCGACGACCTCACCGCCCGCTTCGGCGTCAGCCTGATGACGATGCACCGCGACCTCGACGACCTCGCCGAGCGCCGCCTCCTCCGCAAACTCCGCGGCAAGGTCGAGGCCTACCCCGCGACGACCATGGAGTCCGCCGCCCGCTTCCGCGACACCTTCAACCAGGCCACGAAGGACGCGCTGGGCGAAGCCGCCGCGGCGCACGTCCACTCCGGTCAGACGGTCTTCGTCGACGACTCGACGACGCTCTTCCCGCTCGTCCGCCGCCTCGGCCAGGTCGAAGACCTCACCGTCATCACCAACTCGCTCGAAGCCGCCCGCATCCTCGGCCCGGCCAAGAGCGTCGAGGTCGTCCTGGCGGGCGGCCGCTACCACCACGAGTTCGACTCGTGCGCCGGCCCGGACGTCGTCGCGTTCCTCGACCGCACGCACGCCGACATCGCGTTCGTCTCGGTCGCCGCGGTCGCGGTCGGCCGCCTGTTCCACCCGGTCCAGGACTACGCCGAGCTCAAGAAAGCCGCGCTGCGCACCGCCGACCGCAACGTCCTGGTCGTCGACAACTCCAAGTTCGGCCGCACCGCCACCTACGCGTACGGCGACATCGGTGACTACGACCTCCTGATCACCGACGAAGAGGCGCCGACCGAGGAGATCGAGGCGGCGCTGACCGCGGGAACCGCCATAGAGCAGGTCGAGTGCGCACCGGAAGGGCCGGAATATGAGTTCTGA
- a CDS encoding dienelactone hydrolase family protein: MASKPKQLLAELSHPGPHEVLRGNLALVGLPGVVFTPRSGLGLPAIAFGHGWLQPTGSYRHLLRHLASWGIIAAAPATQRGPLPSHRLLAGDLLTTLDLITTVRLGPDGISVDPAKLGLAGHSTGGGSAVLAAAQAAENDERPEIRAVATITPAQTLPPATVSARSVTAPGLHLAAGEDLVAPPVGHAEAIADAWGGPVQLRKLGKSSHLGVTEGRHWSQLLLHGKPHRGTQQLTRALFTAFFLTHLTGTTKYQPLLDADVKRAPIELQDEPAA; the protein is encoded by the coding sequence ATGGCCAGCAAGCCCAAGCAGCTGCTCGCGGAGCTGTCCCACCCAGGTCCGCACGAGGTTCTGCGCGGCAACCTCGCCCTGGTCGGACTGCCCGGCGTCGTGTTCACCCCCCGTTCGGGACTCGGTCTGCCCGCGATCGCGTTCGGGCACGGCTGGTTGCAGCCGACCGGAAGCTACCGGCACCTGCTCCGGCACCTCGCGAGCTGGGGCATCATCGCGGCGGCCCCGGCCACCCAGCGCGGCCCGCTGCCTTCGCACCGGCTGCTGGCAGGCGATCTGCTCACGACGCTCGACCTGATCACGACCGTCCGCCTCGGACCGGACGGCATCAGCGTCGACCCGGCGAAACTCGGCCTGGCCGGGCATTCGACCGGCGGCGGTTCGGCGGTGCTGGCCGCCGCGCAGGCCGCCGAGAACGACGAGCGACCCGAGATCCGCGCGGTCGCGACCATCACCCCCGCGCAGACGCTGCCGCCGGCGACGGTGTCGGCACGGTCGGTGACCGCGCCCGGCCTGCACCTCGCGGCGGGCGAAGACCTGGTCGCGCCGCCCGTCGGACATGCCGAGGCGATCGCGGACGCGTGGGGCGGGCCGGTGCAGCTCCGGAAGCTCGGGAAGTCGTCGCACCTCGGTGTCACCGAGGGCAGGCACTGGAGCCAGCTGCTGCTGCACGGGAAGCCGCACCGCGGGACCCAGCAGCTGACGCGGGCGCTGTTCACCGCGTTCTTCCTCACCCACCTGACGGGGACGACGAAGTACCAGCCTCTGCTGGACGCCGACGTCAAACGCGCCCCCATCGAGCTCCAGGACGAACCCGCCGCCTGA
- the glmS gene encoding glutamine--fructose-6-phosphate transaminase (isomerizing) — protein MCGIVGYVGHRPALDVVIGGLRRMEYRGYDSAGVAVLDGVGALNVERKAGRLANLETQLDTVGRDAFTGTAGMGHTRWATHGAPVDRNSHPHRDASQRVAVVHNGIIENFAALRADLEAEGIEMASDTDSETAAHLIARAYTEGDTKGDFPASVAAVCRRLEGAFTLVVSIADQPDTIVAARRSSPLVVGVGEGEHFVASDVAAFIEHTREAVELGQDQLVVITRDGYEVADFHGDAAQAKPFTVDWDLSAAEKGGHEYFMLKEIEEQPEALANTLRGHFDGGRIILDEQRISDQDLRDVDKVFVVACGSAYHSGLVAKYAIEHWCRLPVEVELASEFRYRDPVLDRATLVVAVSQSGETADTLEAVRHAREQKARVLAVCNTNGAQIPRESDAVLYTHAGPEIGVASTKAFLAQIAANYLVGLALAQARGTKYPDEVAREFAELEAMPAAVQKVLSTVDQVRDLGRRIADSKAVLFLGRHVGFPVALEGALKLKELAYMHAEGFAAGELKHGPIALIEEGLPVVVVMPSPKGRAVLHSKLVSNISEIQARGARTIVIAEEGDETVRPFADELIEIPAVPTLLQPLVSTVPLQVLAAEIARTRGYDVDKPRNLAKSVTVE, from the coding sequence GTGTGTGGAATCGTGGGATACGTCGGACACCGCCCGGCTCTGGACGTCGTCATCGGCGGGCTTCGCCGGATGGAGTACCGCGGCTATGACTCGGCGGGCGTCGCCGTCCTCGATGGCGTCGGCGCGCTGAACGTCGAGCGCAAAGCGGGCCGCCTGGCCAACCTGGAGACCCAGCTCGACACCGTCGGCAGGGACGCCTTCACCGGTACCGCCGGGATGGGTCACACCCGCTGGGCCACCCACGGCGCCCCGGTCGACCGCAACTCGCACCCGCACCGCGACGCCTCCCAGCGCGTCGCCGTCGTGCACAACGGCATCATCGAGAACTTCGCCGCCCTGCGCGCCGATCTCGAGGCCGAAGGCATCGAGATGGCGAGTGACACCGACTCCGAGACCGCCGCGCACCTGATCGCCCGCGCCTACACCGAGGGCGACACCAAGGGTGACTTCCCGGCCAGCGTCGCCGCGGTCTGCCGTCGGCTCGAAGGCGCGTTCACCCTGGTCGTGAGCATCGCCGACCAGCCGGACACCATCGTCGCCGCCCGTCGTTCGTCGCCGCTGGTCGTCGGTGTCGGCGAGGGCGAGCACTTCGTCGCCTCCGACGTCGCCGCGTTCATCGAGCACACCCGTGAGGCGGTCGAGCTCGGTCAGGATCAGCTCGTCGTGATCACCCGCGACGGTTACGAGGTCGCCGACTTCCACGGCGACGCCGCCCAGGCCAAGCCGTTCACCGTCGACTGGGACCTCTCGGCCGCGGAAAAGGGCGGCCACGAGTACTTCATGCTCAAGGAGATCGAGGAGCAGCCGGAGGCACTGGCGAACACGCTGCGCGGCCACTTCGACGGCGGCCGGATCATCCTCGACGAGCAGCGCATCTCCGACCAGGACCTGCGTGACGTCGACAAGGTCTTCGTCGTCGCCTGTGGTTCCGCGTACCACTCTGGCCTCGTCGCCAAATACGCCATCGAGCACTGGTGCCGCCTGCCGGTCGAGGTCGAGCTGGCCAGCGAGTTCCGCTACCGCGACCCGGTGCTGGATCGCGCGACGCTGGTCGTCGCCGTCTCCCAGTCGGGAGAGACCGCGGACACCCTCGAAGCCGTCCGCCACGCGCGCGAGCAGAAGGCCCGCGTCCTGGCCGTCTGCAACACCAACGGCGCGCAGATCCCGCGTGAGTCCGACGCCGTCCTCTACACGCACGCCGGTCCGGAGATCGGTGTCGCGTCGACGAAGGCCTTCCTCGCGCAGATCGCGGCCAACTACCTGGTCGGCCTGGCGCTCGCGCAGGCCCGCGGCACCAAGTACCCGGACGAGGTCGCCCGTGAGTTCGCCGAACTCGAGGCCATGCCCGCCGCGGTACAGAAGGTCCTGTCCACTGTGGACCAGGTCCGCGATCTCGGCCGTCGGATCGCCGACTCGAAGGCCGTGCTGTTCCTCGGCCGTCACGTCGGTTTCCCGGTCGCCCTCGAAGGCGCGCTGAAGCTCAAGGAACTGGCATACATGCACGCCGAGGGCTTCGCCGCGGGCGAGCTCAAGCACGGCCCGATCGCGCTGATCGAAGAAGGCCTGCCCGTCGTCGTGGTGATGCCCTCGCCCAAGGGACGGGCGGTGCTGCACTCGAAGCTGGTGTCGAACATCAGCGAGATCCAGGCTCGCGGCGCCCGCACGATCGTGATCGCGGAGGAGGGAGACGAGACCGTCCGCCCGTTCGCCGACGAACTGATCGAGATCCCGGCCGTGCCGACGCTGCTGCAGCCGCTGGTCTCCACGGTGCCGCTGCAGGTGCTGGCCGCCGAGATCGCCCGCACGCGCGGGTACGACGTCGACAAGCCGCGTAACCTGGCGAAGTCGGTCACCGTCGAGTAA